In one window of Nicotiana tabacum cultivar K326 chromosome 12, ASM71507v2, whole genome shotgun sequence DNA:
- the LOC107805458 gene encoding F-box/LRR-repeat protein At3g26922-like, with protein sequence MEVVEASPDLINKLPEHLLCSIISYLPTKEAIATSIFSKHWKFLWKSLSRLSLNLPQDQVLVDKILSSQVGKNIEHFHMNHLPQDWSTSKNNMKRWINHLKNKKRLQGISLYCDKNNYRSYLPRSIFHGRFLQVVELKEYVLTDASPFEGCVNFKTLKLIAIHLKDKTLNDIVRNCTSLENLSLNDCSKLNIDIIHHKKLKIIEIRDIDIMKFTLVSESLTELVFEPNSCYSSKKSHIACPNLRVLRTNSKELLEWCTGLRPCRDYERYKYGIPLTEVRVLCTSLDLNNMNDNIVLNYIFRVWSHLQTLDITNQVGKTLDYESAFRLEYWFWEMKELADSFTHHLRLVRIRGFTGKEREIRLVTHMIKNACMLEKLEIQCSDGCSTQGAAATQGLLLLPRASINVSIVLNMPGD encoded by the exons ATGGAAGTAGTAGAGGCTTCTCCTGACTTGATTAACAAACTTCCTGAACACCTCTTATGTTCAATAATCTCATATCTTCCCACAAAAGAAGCCATAGCAACAAGCATATTTTCAAAACATTGGAAATTCCTATGGAAGTCCTTATCTCGCCTTTCGTTGAATCTGCCACAAGATCAAGTACTTGTGGACAAGATTCTTTCATCACAAGTTGGAAAGAATATCGAACATTTTCACATGAATCATCTCCCACAAGATTGGAGTACTTCAAAGAACAACATGAAACGATGGATAAACCAccttaaaaacaaaaaaagactccaagggatttCACTTTATTGTGATAAAAACAATTACCGATCGTATTTACCAAGAAGCATCTTCCATGGTAGATTTCTTCAAGTGGTGGAGCTAAAAGAATATGTGCTGACCGATGCTTCCCCCTTTGAAGGTTGCGTCaattttaaaaccctaaaactCATTGCTATCCATTTAAAGGATAAAACCCTAAACGACATCGTTCGTAATTGTACCTCCTTGGAGAATCTGAGCCTTAATGATTGTAGCAAGCTTAATATTGACATCATTCACCACAAGAAACTCAAGATAATAGAGATTAGAGATATTGATATAATGAAATTTACTTTAGTATCTGAAAGCCTGACTGAGTTGGTGTTTGAACCTAATTCCTGTTACTCTTCCAAAAAATCTCATATTGCCTGTCCCAACCTTCGGGTTCTCCGGACCAACAGCAAAGAGCTGCTCGAATGGTGCACTGGTTTGAGGCcg TGTCGAGATTATGAACGCTATAAGTACGGAATCCCTTTGACCGAGGTGCGTGTGTTATGCACCAGCTTAGACTTGAACAACATGAATGACAATATTGTGCTTAACTACATCTTCAGGGTGTGGAGCCATCTTCAAACGCTTGATATCACTAATCAG GTTGGGAAGACTCTAGATTATGAATCCGCTTTTCGTCTGGAGTATTGGTTTTGGGAAATGAAAGAGTTGGCAGATAGTTTTACTCATCATCTGAGACTGGTGAGGATTAGAGGGTTTACTGGAAAAGAGCGTGAAATCAGACTTGTAACTCATATGATAAAGAATGCTTGTATGTTGGAGAAGCTAGAAATTCAATGCAGTGATGGTTGTTCAACACAAGGAGCAGCTGCTACTCAGGGATTACTATTATTGCCCAGAGCCTCTATTAATGTATCTATAGTCTTGAATATGCCTGGAGATTAA